The Carassius carassius chromosome 16, fCarCar2.1, whole genome shotgun sequence genome window below encodes:
- the LOC132160088 gene encoding amphoterin-induced protein 3-like isoform X1: protein MLCAQGVAAPLMLSSFLLQLVRANLPSGCLIASDILSCTNLGLDQVPEELPVMVATLDFNHNRLERLEDGGFAGLPNLDTVRLAHNLLSRLTPGTFRNTSNIRHLDLSSNQLNIIEEHYFQELVGIKELLLYNNHIVRVESKALSGLSNLQKAYLSHNRLTDFPFFSIQEHANLTTLDLSSNRMPNLPVKDIEALKEKIQNGLFLHNNSLICECSMYSLFKQWEYRGFTSVKDFWEEHTCLIYGEQRAMVRFLKHVRYFENCKIKPPVKKISMEAYAGDSVMLDCITSLKGKHLNYSWVTKSYGYIAPPFSNNMLRMHSNGSLEILAAQTNDSGVYLCMVQNHQESSNDSLEVNVTVHTRRQDDEPFNTGFTTLLGCVVSLILVLMYLFLTPCRCWCRKQPIPATPNLANECSAQSSILTPTPPATEGPGRKVSNNKHVVFLEPIKEAQNGRLQAALALDYPKLAVTRSDADSVTSVFSDTTIVP, encoded by the coding sequence ATGCTGTGTGCTCAGGGTGTGGCCGCACCCCTAATGCTGAGCTCTTTTCTGCTGCAGCTAGTCAGAGCCAATCTACCTTCTGGCTGCCTGATTGCATCTGATATCCTGAGCTGCACCAACCTTGGCCTCGACCAAGTCCCGGAAGAGTTACCTGTAATGGTCGCGACACTGGACTTCAATCACAACCGCTTAGAACGTCTTGAGGATGGTGGCTTCGCTGGTCTGCCCAATCTTGACACCGTACGGTTAGCCCACAATCTGCTGAGCAGACTCACTCCTGGAACCTTTCGGAATACAAGCAACATACGCCATCTGGACCTCTCCTCCAATCAACTGAACATTATAGAGGAGCACTACTTTCAAGAGTTAGTAGGAATAAAGGAGTTACTCCTTTACAACAACCACATAGTGAGGGTAGAAAGCAAAGCCCTGAGTGGTTTGAGCAACCTACAAAAAGCCTACTTAAGCCATAACAGACTGACAGATTTCCCCTTCTTTTCTATTCAAGAACATGCCAATCTCACGACTCTGGATCTAAGTTCGAACCGTATGCCCAACCTTCCTGTCAAAGACATCGAAGCTCTAAAGGAAAAGATACAGAATGGGTTGTTCCTGCACAACAATAGCCTAATTTGTGAGTGCTCCATGTACAGCCTGTTTAAACAATGGGAGTACAGAGGTTTTACTTCAGTGAAAGATTTTTGGGAGGAGCATACTTGCTTGATTTACGGTGAGCAACGTGCTATGGTGCGTTTTCTCAAGCATGTACGATACTTTGAGAATTGCAAAATTAAACCTCCAGTGAAGAAAATTAGCATGGAGGCATATGCTGGGGACTCAGTGATGTTAGATTGTATAACATCATTAAAGGGAAAACATCTCAACTATTCATGGGTAACCAAAAGTTACGGATACATCGCTCCTCCTTTTAGTAACAATATGTTGCGAATGCATTCAAACGGTTCTTTGGAAATCTTGGCAGCACAAACAAACGACTCTGGGGTGTACTTGTGCATGGTTCAAAACCATCAGGAGTCCAGCAACGATTCTCTTGAAGTTAATGTAACCGTGCATACCCGCCGTCAAGACGACGAACCCTTTAACACTGGCTTTACGACCCTTCTGGGCTGCGTTGTCAGTTTGATTTTGGTCCTTATGTACCTCTTCTTGACACCCTGTCGCTGCTGGTGTCGCAAACAGCCTATACCAGCAACACCAAATCTTGCGAACGAATGCAGTGCCCAGTCGTCTATCCTGACACCCACGCCACCTGCCACGGAGGGCCCAGGCCGTAAGGTCAGTAACAACAAGCATGTGGTCTTTCTGGAACCCATCAAGGAGGCACAGAATGGGCGGCTGCAGGCAGCACTGGCTCTTGATTATCCCAAGCTGGCCGTAACACGGAGCGATGCTGACTCGGTCACTTCCGTCTTCTCAGATACCACTATTGTGCCATAG
- the LOC132160088 gene encoding amphoterin-induced protein 3-like isoform X2, giving the protein MLCAQGVAAPLMLSSFLLQLVRANLPSGCLIASDILSCTNLGLDQVPEELPVMVATLDFNHNRLERLEDGGFAGLPNLDTVRLAHNLLSRLTPGTFRNTSNIRHLDLSSNQLNIIEEHYFQELVGIKELLLYNNHIVRVESKALSGLSNLQKAYLSHNRLTDFPFFSIQEHANLTTLDLSSNRMPNLPVKDIEALKEKIQNGLFLHNNSLICECSMYSLFKQWEYRGFTSVKDFWEEHTCLIYGEQRAMVRFLKHVRYFENCKIKPPVKKISMEAYAGDSVMLDCITSLKGKHLNYSWVTKSYGYIAPPFSNNMLRMHSNGSLEILAAQTNDSGVYLCMVQNHQESSNDSLEVNVTVHTRRQDDEPFNTGFTTLLGCVVSLILVLMYLFLTPCRCWCRKQPIPATPNLANECSAQSSILTPTPPATEGPGRKMCQSRAAVTQHTLAPEIWTTRAFPQ; this is encoded by the exons ATGCTGTGTGCTCAGGGTGTGGCCGCACCCCTAATGCTGAGCTCTTTTCTGCTGCAGCTAGTCAGAGCCAATCTACCTTCTGGCTGCCTGATTGCATCTGATATCCTGAGCTGCACCAACCTTGGCCTCGACCAAGTCCCGGAAGAGTTACCTGTAATGGTCGCGACACTGGACTTCAATCACAACCGCTTAGAACGTCTTGAGGATGGTGGCTTCGCTGGTCTGCCCAATCTTGACACCGTACGGTTAGCCCACAATCTGCTGAGCAGACTCACTCCTGGAACCTTTCGGAATACAAGCAACATACGCCATCTGGACCTCTCCTCCAATCAACTGAACATTATAGAGGAGCACTACTTTCAAGAGTTAGTAGGAATAAAGGAGTTACTCCTTTACAACAACCACATAGTGAGGGTAGAAAGCAAAGCCCTGAGTGGTTTGAGCAACCTACAAAAAGCCTACTTAAGCCATAACAGACTGACAGATTTCCCCTTCTTTTCTATTCAAGAACATGCCAATCTCACGACTCTGGATCTAAGTTCGAACCGTATGCCCAACCTTCCTGTCAAAGACATCGAAGCTCTAAAGGAAAAGATACAGAATGGGTTGTTCCTGCACAACAATAGCCTAATTTGTGAGTGCTCCATGTACAGCCTGTTTAAACAATGGGAGTACAGAGGTTTTACTTCAGTGAAAGATTTTTGGGAGGAGCATACTTGCTTGATTTACGGTGAGCAACGTGCTATGGTGCGTTTTCTCAAGCATGTACGATACTTTGAGAATTGCAAAATTAAACCTCCAGTGAAGAAAATTAGCATGGAGGCATATGCTGGGGACTCAGTGATGTTAGATTGTATAACATCATTAAAGGGAAAACATCTCAACTATTCATGGGTAACCAAAAGTTACGGATACATCGCTCCTCCTTTTAGTAACAATATGTTGCGAATGCATTCAAACGGTTCTTTGGAAATCTTGGCAGCACAAACAAACGACTCTGGGGTGTACTTGTGCATGGTTCAAAACCATCAGGAGTCCAGCAACGATTCTCTTGAAGTTAATGTAACCGTGCATACCCGCCGTCAAGACGACGAACCCTTTAACACTGGCTTTACGACCCTTCTGGGCTGCGTTGTCAGTTTGATTTTGGTCCTTATGTACCTCTTCTTGACACCCTGTCGCTGCTGGTGTCGCAAACAGCCTATACCAGCAACACCAAATCTTGCGAACGAATGCAGTGCCCAGTCGTCTATCCTGACACCCACGCCACCTGCCACGGAGGGCCCAGGCCGTAAG ATGTGTCAATCCAGGGCAGCGGTCACACAGCATACTCTGGCTCCTGAAATATGGACCACTCGTGCATTTCCACAATAA